From a single Kitasatospora azatica KCTC 9699 genomic region:
- a CDS encoding serine hydrolase domain-containing protein, whose protein sequence is MVEIQGETAEGFEAVRAAFAQNFSEYGELGAAFALYLRGRKVVDLWGGDARPEVGGRPAPAVAWNADTAQVLRSVTKGCTAAAALLLAQRGELDLDAPVAEYWPEFKAAGKGRIPVRWLLSHRAGLPALDVPLTVDEVLAWEPAVAAVAAQQPFWEPGTAHGYHPYTYGWLVGEVVRRVTGRTLGQYFAEQFARPLDLDLWIGLPPEAASRVGRLVDLPAPPAAAGQGASGLRLRPKREVVEAYQDPTTLTARAFGAVRPKLDLNEPAAWAAEIPGANGIGTARSVARFYAALIGAAEQPQALFDPVTLAEATGPASDGPDRVLIVNSRFGHGFFRHGPTSPMSSPAAFGHPGRGGALGFADPDLGLGFGYVTCGMQPGVTGDIRSRNLIAAVRSSLGHM, encoded by the coding sequence GTGGTGGAGATCCAGGGCGAGACGGCCGAGGGGTTCGAGGCGGTCCGTGCGGCCTTTGCCCAGAATTTCAGCGAGTACGGCGAGCTCGGCGCGGCCTTCGCGCTCTATCTGCGCGGGCGCAAGGTGGTCGACCTGTGGGGCGGCGACGCGCGGCCCGAGGTGGGAGGCCGACCGGCGCCGGCGGTGGCCTGGAACGCGGACACCGCACAGGTGCTGCGCTCGGTCACCAAGGGCTGCACGGCCGCTGCCGCGCTGCTGCTCGCCCAGCGCGGCGAGTTGGACCTGGACGCGCCGGTGGCCGAGTACTGGCCGGAGTTCAAGGCGGCCGGCAAGGGGCGCATACCGGTGCGCTGGCTGCTCTCGCACCGGGCCGGGCTGCCCGCGCTGGACGTCCCGCTGACGGTGGACGAGGTGCTGGCCTGGGAGCCGGCCGTGGCCGCGGTGGCCGCGCAGCAGCCGTTCTGGGAGCCGGGCACCGCCCACGGCTACCACCCCTACACCTATGGCTGGCTGGTCGGCGAGGTGGTTCGCCGGGTGACCGGACGCACCCTCGGGCAGTACTTCGCCGAGCAGTTCGCCCGGCCGCTCGACCTGGACCTGTGGATCGGGCTGCCGCCCGAGGCCGCCTCCCGGGTCGGCAGGCTGGTCGACCTGCCGGCTCCGCCCGCCGCGGCAGGCCAGGGAGCGAGCGGCCTTCGGCTGCGCCCCAAGCGCGAGGTGGTCGAGGCCTACCAGGACCCGACCACGCTGACCGCCCGCGCCTTCGGCGCCGTCCGGCCCAAGCTGGACCTCAACGAGCCGGCCGCCTGGGCCGCCGAGATCCCGGGCGCCAACGGGATCGGCACGGCCCGTTCGGTGGCCCGGTTCTACGCGGCGCTGATCGGTGCGGCCGAGCAGCCGCAGGCACTCTTCGACCCGGTGACGCTGGCCGAGGCGACGGGCCCGGCCAGCGACGGACCGGACCGGGTGCTGATCGTCAACTCCCGCTTCGGCCACGGCTTCTTCCGGCACGGTCCGACCTCGCCGATGAGCTCCCCGGCCGCCTTCGGGCACCCGGGCCGCGGCGGCGCGCTGGGCTTCGCCGACCCCGACCTCGGGCTCGGCTTCGGCTACGTCACCTGCGGTATGCAGCCGGGCGTGACCGGTGACATCCGGTCCCGGAATCTCATCGCGGCGGTCCGATCCAGCCTCGGACACATGTGA
- a CDS encoding sensor histidine kinase, with protein MPPQPAVRPEENALRARRASQQSSTSTAGRARLSLRTALLVLAVVPSLALAVLWGVTTGQTLADFRRQAAQELLAQKAGQPSTIVYYNLQEERRLSAEQLAHPGSITDALQRQRRQTDEAVRTFMGLSAVPAEHAPQEVLDAVRKTRQATTQLPQRRAAVDQGLADQQTTFGFYTELITVDLQLFTALGHMDDGEVGYLSRTLLAEYWGLEMVSREDAVLARGWPTGKLSLADLQTVQQAINAQSFLYTVQIQPYLPAQDAAAAQRLIDSAGWQSKAGIEQALLRPATANADAMVQLPPYQSQWHQAMELVTPQLVALVQTRNAQVVATEQDALHSLVLKVVLTSVIGLIAVVAVIITSWRLTRSLRRRILDLHGQAAELQQTLPELVERLASGERVDLAAAGGRLPAVGGVGDADPQSPEGDELTRLGQALESARASAVNAAVRQAEQHRGFEKLLQRIARRTQLLIGRQLRTLDEMERKHEDPEVLEGLFDLDHLTARLRRYEENLVILAGGQPQRRWRKPVPLLDVLRAAQGEVQDYRRILLDVEGSPWLSERAVGPVVHVIAELMENAAAFSKPPTPVEVRAALVGRGLAVEIEDRGLGMEPAQYEAANELMRRPPRMDVLAQADDVRLGLYVVARLADTLGLRVEFRPSAFGGTRAVLLIPAELVTDPPALAAPVSAAPASAGPVSVTVERAELPSRIRGRALAELPSGGTPAEQLPTPRASWAQPTPPGGDHERTAGAVEPPLPQRIRQASLVTELRTPESEPESEPAPDTGEATDETRSRAGATIGAFQRRSRAARLGDETTELTPIPTTEDRT; from the coding sequence GTGCCGCCCCAGCCAGCCGTCCGTCCCGAGGAGAACGCCCTGCGCGCGCGTAGAGCCTCCCAGCAGAGCAGTACCTCGACGGCGGGCCGCGCGCGGCTGAGCCTGCGGACCGCGCTGCTGGTCCTGGCGGTGGTCCCCAGCCTGGCGCTCGCCGTGCTCTGGGGCGTCACCACCGGGCAGACCCTGGCCGACTTCCGACGGCAGGCGGCCCAGGAACTGCTGGCCCAGAAGGCCGGCCAACCGTCCACCATCGTGTACTACAACCTGCAGGAAGAACGCCGGCTCAGCGCCGAGCAGTTGGCCCATCCCGGCAGCATCACCGACGCGCTGCAGCGCCAGCGCCGACAGACCGACGAGGCCGTGCGCACCTTCATGGGCCTGTCCGCCGTGCCGGCCGAGCACGCGCCGCAGGAGGTGCTCGACGCGGTCCGCAAGACCCGTCAGGCGACGACCCAACTCCCGCAGCGCCGCGCGGCGGTGGACCAGGGCCTGGCCGACCAGCAGACCACCTTCGGCTTCTACACCGAGCTGATCACCGTCGACCTGCAGCTGTTCACCGCGCTCGGCCACATGGACGACGGCGAGGTCGGCTACCTCTCGCGCACCCTGCTGGCGGAGTACTGGGGCCTCGAGATGGTCTCCCGCGAGGACGCGGTGCTGGCCCGCGGCTGGCCGACCGGCAAGCTGTCGCTCGCCGACCTGCAGACCGTGCAGCAGGCCATCAACGCCCAGTCCTTCCTCTACACCGTGCAGATCCAGCCCTACCTGCCCGCCCAGGACGCGGCCGCCGCCCAGCGGTTGATCGACAGCGCCGGCTGGCAGTCCAAGGCGGGCATCGAGCAGGCGCTGCTGCGCCCGGCCACCGCCAACGCCGACGCCATGGTGCAACTGCCGCCCTACCAGAGCCAGTGGCACCAGGCGATGGAGCTGGTCACCCCGCAGCTGGTCGCCCTGGTGCAGACCCGCAACGCGCAGGTGGTCGCCACCGAGCAGGACGCCCTGCACAGCCTGGTCCTCAAGGTCGTGCTGACCAGCGTGATCGGCCTGATCGCGGTGGTCGCCGTGATCATCACCAGCTGGCGGCTGACCCGCTCGCTGCGCCGCCGGATCCTGGACCTGCACGGCCAGGCCGCCGAGCTCCAGCAGACCCTGCCCGAGCTGGTCGAGCGGCTGGCCAGCGGCGAGCGGGTGGACCTGGCAGCGGCCGGCGGCCGGCTGCCGGCCGTGGGTGGGGTCGGCGACGCCGATCCCCAGTCGCCCGAGGGCGACGAGCTGACCCGCCTCGGCCAGGCCCTCGAGTCGGCCCGCGCCAGCGCCGTCAACGCCGCCGTCCGGCAGGCCGAGCAGCACCGCGGCTTCGAGAAGCTGCTGCAGCGCATCGCCCGCCGCACCCAGCTGCTGATCGGCCGTCAGCTGCGCACCCTGGACGAGATGGAGCGCAAGCACGAGGACCCGGAGGTGCTGGAAGGCCTCTTCGACCTCGACCACCTGACCGCGCGCTTGCGCCGCTACGAGGAGAACCTGGTCATCCTGGCCGGCGGCCAGCCGCAGCGGCGCTGGCGCAAGCCGGTCCCGCTACTGGACGTGCTGCGCGCCGCCCAGGGCGAGGTGCAGGACTACCGGCGGATCCTGCTCGACGTCGAGGGCAGCCCGTGGCTCTCCGAGCGGGCGGTCGGCCCGGTGGTGCACGTGATCGCCGAGCTGATGGAGAACGCCGCCGCCTTCTCCAAGCCGCCCACCCCGGTGGAGGTGCGCGCCGCGCTGGTCGGGCGCGGGCTCGCGGTGGAGATCGAGGACCGCGGCCTCGGCATGGAGCCGGCCCAGTACGAGGCGGCCAACGAGCTGATGCGCCGACCGCCCCGGATGGACGTGCTGGCCCAGGCGGACGACGTCCGGCTCGGCCTGTACGTGGTCGCCCGGCTCGCCGACACGCTGGGGCTGCGGGTGGAGTTCCGCCCCTCGGCCTTCGGCGGCACCCGGGCGGTGCTGCTGATCCCGGCCGAGCTGGTCACGGATCCACCGGCCCTGGCTGCCCCGGTCTCGGCTGCCCCGGCCTCGGCCGGGCCGGTCTCGGTGACCGTCGAGCGGGCGGAACTGCCGTCCCGGATCCGCGGCCGGGCCCTGGCCGAACTGCCCTCGGGAGGAACGCCGGCGGAGCAGCTGCCCACCCCGCGAGCGTCCTGGGCGCAGCCGACCCCGCCCGGCGGCGACCACGAGCGCACCGCCGGGGCCGTCGAACCCCCGCTGCCGCAGCGCATCCGCCAGGCCAGCCTGGTCACCGAGCTGCGCACCCCCGAGTCCGAGCCCGAGTCCGAGCCGGCGCCAGACACCGGCGAGGCCACTGACGAGACCCGCTCCCGCGCCGGCGCCACCATCGGCGCCTTCCAGCGCCGCTCCCGCGCGGCCCGCCTCGGTGACGAGACCACCGAGCTCACCCCCATCCCCACGACCGAGGACCGGACATGA
- a CDS encoding DUF6325 family protein → MGPAELLVLTFPQETITAEAAQALVKLRTAGDIRVIDSLVVTHAADGETTYGELADFEHLRGIVGDGTDELPLIGPEDAQETAELLAPGTVALLVLIEHVWAQEAAEALRAVGGRIATGVRIPPEHIEEAVRAAAGR, encoded by the coding sequence ATGGGGCCGGCCGAACTGCTCGTTCTGACCTTCCCGCAGGAGACCATCACGGCCGAGGCCGCCCAGGCGCTGGTGAAGCTGCGCACGGCCGGCGACATCCGGGTGATCGACTCGCTGGTGGTCACCCACGCCGCGGACGGTGAGACCACCTACGGCGAACTCGCCGACTTCGAGCACCTGCGCGGCATCGTCGGGGACGGTACTGACGAACTGCCGCTGATCGGCCCGGAGGACGCGCAGGAGACCGCCGAACTGCTGGCACCCGGCACGGTGGCGCTGCTGGTGCTGATCGAGCACGTCTGGGCACAGGAGGCGGCGGAGGCGCTGCGCGCGGTCGGCGGACGGATCGCCACCGGTGTGCGGATCCCGCCGGAGCACATCGAAGAGGCCGTGCGCGCCGCGGCCGGGAGGTGA
- a CDS encoding helix-turn-helix transcriptional regulator, giving the protein MTEQRSELTHGGQQEAGRPEDQEQSQHLLYERENAIRQAEQAIDTLCRQYAAGGIELGSLLLYSGKAGMGKTTMLQQVRAIAGRQGLTVLNGRAGELRGKEPFHLLRQLLLGELLSLSPDQQQEVLGPWRDIAGPALGLVVPGAEELDPASVRLGLDYVMTQLARVKAPLVMLVDDLQWADQESLGWVESLAVRCPELPVLLAIAWRTNELPEQAQSFRSLVAGNSHRHLEFQGLTPTATEKLVRAVFPESAQDSFNRQVWAVTDGNPFLVNALLGKVRDSGIEPIHENVPLLHDLAAEAQGMDRAYWHNKLTVSTLNFAQAAAMLDTEILPRVATRIAGMSPAAAVEAIAELRQKKVLTGPADGPLEFEHPLLATSLYQSIRTGIRTAMHGKAAVELENAGRPLVESSRHLLETHPEGDPEVVVKLRRAAREHLAVGAPDAAVRCLDRALAEPPEDEDRAEVIYELACATLLTDPIATVNQLRRALELPGLSSELRVDATFRLSEVLGHSGQLVEAAQVTLAEAERTQPGPGRTRLEVAHFIWAAFQAEEEDGPGRSARLARFSAELTGDDLSARAARALRAWDLTLQGGSSAEALALVDSALDDGRLPEGLCWTSTTWGLELPAIIGLTYVYTDRLERAEKLFDEVIVAFDLAGWHGGHLGFAYFLMGLVRFRRGELAAAEEFLREALRIARRLGPSLPLQWDAVGVLADTLLARGRIDEAWKLADDYGFAPPYHPGAMVLPDAATLYGKLLLAQHDREAAAEVLQGVGHKLADRGWHNTIWAPWAGHLAQALLPEDPARARELAAESLSRARALGVGSAIGTALRMSAAVVEGQPAVELLTEAVRYLGRSPAGYEHAYALVELGAALRKAGRLLEATEQLHQGMELAVECNADGLVARARGELKASGLRPNRLRSTSRDTLSRAEWQVAELAVAGLSPVDIAEHLDVPLSLVNRRLAAVHRKTGSDREGLAAALGLQGKRPDNT; this is encoded by the coding sequence GTGACCGAGCAGAGGAGCGAGCTGACGCACGGCGGGCAGCAGGAGGCCGGCCGGCCGGAGGACCAGGAGCAGTCGCAGCACCTCCTGTACGAGCGCGAGAACGCGATCAGGCAGGCGGAGCAGGCGATCGACACGCTCTGCCGCCAGTACGCGGCCGGCGGCATCGAGCTCGGCTCACTGCTGCTCTACAGCGGCAAGGCCGGCATGGGCAAGACCACCATGCTGCAGCAGGTCCGGGCGATCGCCGGACGTCAAGGCCTGACCGTGCTCAACGGCCGGGCCGGCGAGCTGCGCGGCAAGGAACCCTTCCACCTGCTGCGCCAGTTGCTGCTGGGCGAGCTGCTGAGTCTGAGCCCCGATCAGCAGCAGGAGGTGCTCGGCCCGTGGCGCGACATCGCCGGCCCGGCCCTCGGGTTGGTGGTCCCCGGCGCCGAGGAGCTCGACCCGGCCAGTGTGCGGCTCGGCCTGGACTACGTGATGACCCAACTCGCCCGGGTCAAGGCCCCACTGGTGATGCTGGTGGACGACCTGCAGTGGGCCGACCAGGAGTCGCTGGGCTGGGTCGAGTCGCTCGCGGTGCGCTGCCCGGAGCTGCCGGTGCTGCTGGCGATCGCCTGGCGCACCAACGAACTGCCCGAGCAGGCCCAGAGTTTCCGTTCGCTGGTGGCCGGCAACTCGCACCGGCACCTGGAGTTCCAGGGCCTCACCCCGACCGCCACCGAGAAGCTGGTCCGGGCGGTCTTCCCGGAGAGCGCCCAGGACTCCTTCAACCGCCAGGTCTGGGCGGTCACCGACGGCAACCCGTTCCTGGTCAACGCGCTGCTCGGCAAGGTGCGCGACAGCGGGATCGAGCCGATCCACGAGAACGTCCCGCTGCTGCACGACCTGGCCGCCGAGGCGCAGGGCATGGACCGCGCCTACTGGCACAACAAACTCACCGTCAGCACGCTCAACTTCGCCCAGGCCGCGGCGATGCTCGACACCGAGATCCTGCCCCGGGTGGCCACCCGGATCGCCGGGATGAGCCCCGCTGCCGCCGTCGAGGCGATCGCCGAGCTGCGCCAGAAGAAGGTGCTGACCGGCCCGGCCGACGGCCCGTTGGAGTTCGAGCACCCGCTGCTGGCCACCTCGCTCTACCAGTCCATCCGGACCGGCATCCGCACCGCGATGCACGGCAAGGCCGCCGTCGAGCTGGAGAACGCGGGCCGCCCGCTGGTCGAGTCCTCCCGGCACCTGCTGGAGACCCATCCGGAGGGCGACCCCGAGGTGGTGGTCAAGCTGCGCCGGGCGGCCCGCGAGCACCTGGCGGTCGGCGCCCCGGACGCCGCCGTGCGCTGCCTGGACCGGGCCCTGGCCGAGCCGCCGGAGGACGAGGACCGGGCCGAGGTGATCTACGAACTGGCCTGCGCCACGCTGCTCACCGACCCGATCGCCACCGTCAACCAGCTGCGCCGGGCGCTCGAACTGCCCGGCCTGAGCAGCGAGCTGCGGGTGGACGCGACCTTCCGGCTGTCCGAGGTGCTCGGGCACAGCGGACAACTGGTGGAGGCCGCCCAGGTCACCCTGGCGGAGGCCGAGCGCACCCAGCCGGGCCCCGGTCGGACCCGCCTGGAGGTGGCGCACTTCATCTGGGCGGCCTTCCAGGCCGAGGAGGAGGACGGTCCGGGCCGCTCGGCCCGGCTGGCCCGGTTCAGCGCCGAGCTGACCGGCGACGACCTCAGCGCCCGGGCGGCCAGGGCGCTGCGGGCCTGGGACCTCACCCTGCAGGGCGGCAGCTCCGCCGAGGCGCTGGCCCTGGTCGACTCCGCGCTGGACGACGGGCGGCTGCCCGAGGGACTGTGCTGGACCAGCACCACCTGGGGCTTGGAACTGCCCGCCATCATCGGCCTGACCTATGTGTACACCGACCGCCTGGAGCGCGCCGAGAAGCTCTTCGACGAGGTGATCGTGGCCTTCGACCTGGCCGGTTGGCACGGCGGCCACCTCGGCTTCGCCTACTTCCTGATGGGCCTGGTGCGGTTCCGCCGAGGCGAACTCGCGGCTGCCGAGGAGTTCCTGCGCGAGGCGCTGCGGATCGCCCGGCGGCTCGGCCCCAGCCTGCCGCTGCAGTGGGACGCGGTCGGCGTGCTGGCCGACACCCTGCTGGCCCGCGGCCGGATCGACGAGGCGTGGAAGCTGGCCGACGACTACGGTTTCGCGCCGCCCTACCACCCCGGCGCGATGGTCCTGCCGGACGCCGCGACGCTCTACGGAAAGCTGCTGTTGGCCCAGCACGACCGGGAGGCCGCCGCCGAGGTGCTGCAGGGCGTCGGGCACAAGCTCGCCGACCGCGGCTGGCACAACACCATCTGGGCTCCCTGGGCCGGCCACCTCGCGCAGGCGCTGCTGCCCGAGGACCCGGCCAGGGCCCGCGAGCTCGCCGCCGAGTCCCTGAGCCGGGCCCGGGCGCTGGGAGTCGGTTCGGCGATCGGCACCGCGCTGCGGATGAGCGCCGCCGTGGTCGAGGGCCAGCCGGCGGTGGAGCTGCTCACCGAGGCGGTCCGCTACCTGGGCCGCTCCCCGGCCGGCTACGAACACGCCTACGCGCTGGTCGAACTGGGCGCCGCGCTGCGCAAGGCGGGCCGCCTGCTGGAGGCCACCGAGCAGCTGCACCAGGGCATGGAGCTGGCGGTGGAGTGCAACGCCGACGGGCTGGTGGCCCGGGCCCGCGGCGAGCTCAAGGCCTCCGGACTGCGGCCCAACCGGCTGCGCAGCACCAGCAGGGACACGCTCAGCCGGGCCGAGTGGCAGGTCGCCGAGCTGGCCGTGGCGGGTCTGTCCCCGGTGGACATCGCCGAGCACCTGGACGTCCCGTTGAGCCTGGTCAACCGCCGGCTCGCCGCCGTCCACCGCAAGACCGGCAGCGACCGCGAGGGGCTGGCCGCCGCGCTCGGCCTGCAGGGCAAGCGACCTGACAACACCTAG
- a CDS encoding roadblock/LC7 domain-containing protein — MTRTTATLQDLDWLLDGLVDSVAGTRHAVLLSDDGLVVSQSRGIDRADAERLAAVATGQQSLARGVGTLFGGGAVQQVIVELAELWLFITAAGQGTHLAVIASQEVDAELMSVAMHTLVQQVGQKLGTPVRGTAG, encoded by the coding sequence ATGACGCGCACCACCGCCACCCTTCAGGACCTGGACTGGTTGCTGGACGGGCTGGTCGACTCGGTGGCCGGCACCAGACACGCCGTGCTGCTCTCCGACGACGGTCTGGTGGTCAGCCAGTCCCGGGGCATCGACCGGGCCGACGCCGAGCGGCTGGCGGCGGTCGCCACCGGCCAGCAGAGCCTGGCCCGTGGCGTCGGCACCCTGTTCGGGGGCGGCGCGGTGCAGCAGGTGATCGTCGAGCTGGCCGAGCTGTGGCTGTTCATCACCGCCGCCGGGCAGGGCACCCACCTCGCGGTGATCGCCTCCCAGGAGGTGGACGCCGAGCTGATGTCGGTGGCCATGCACACCCTGGTGCAGCAGGTCGGGCAGAAGCTGGGCACCCCGGTCCGGGGCACCGCCGGGTGA
- the exaC gene encoding acetaldehyde dehydrogenase ExaC codes for MTIHQPPTCFKSRYQNWIGGTWVPPVRGQYFENRTPVTGQVFCEVPRSTAEDIELALDAAHAAAPAWGRTAAAERAQLLNRIADRVEANLELLAVAESWDNGKPVRETLGADLPLAIDHLRYFAGAIRAQEGTLSQIDEDTVAYHFHEPLGVVGQIIPWNFPILMAVWKLAPALAAGNAVVLKPAEQTPASVLVLIELIADLLPAGVVNVVNGYGEEAGRPLASSDRVRKIAFTGETATGRLILQYASDNLIPVTLELGGKSPNLFFADVADQKDEFYDKALEGFAMFALNQGEVCTCPSRALIQASVYDRLLADGLDRVRAIKQGNPLDTETMVGAQVSTEQLTKILSYIEIGQAEGAKLLTGGERVDLGGELSGGYYVAPTVFEGENRMRIFQEEIFGPVLAVTPFEDFAQGVALANDTVYGLGAGVWSRDGSTAYRAGRAIEAGRVWTNSYHLYPAHAAFGGFKNSGIGRENHKMMLEHYQQTKNLLVSYSPQALGFF; via the coding sequence TTGACGATCCACCAGCCACCCACCTGCTTCAAGTCCCGCTACCAGAACTGGATCGGCGGCACCTGGGTGCCGCCGGTGCGCGGCCAGTACTTCGAGAACCGGACCCCGGTGACCGGCCAGGTCTTCTGCGAGGTGCCGCGCTCCACCGCCGAGGACATCGAACTGGCGCTGGACGCGGCGCACGCGGCCGCTCCCGCCTGGGGCCGCACCGCCGCCGCCGAGCGGGCCCAGCTGCTGAACCGGATAGCCGACCGGGTGGAGGCCAACCTGGAGCTCCTCGCGGTCGCCGAGAGCTGGGACAACGGCAAGCCGGTGCGCGAGACGCTGGGCGCCGACCTGCCGTTGGCCATCGACCACCTGCGCTACTTCGCCGGTGCGATCCGCGCCCAGGAGGGCACGCTCTCGCAGATCGACGAGGACACCGTCGCCTACCACTTCCACGAGCCGCTGGGCGTGGTCGGCCAGATCATCCCGTGGAACTTCCCGATCCTGATGGCGGTCTGGAAGCTCGCCCCGGCGCTGGCGGCCGGCAACGCGGTGGTGCTCAAGCCGGCCGAGCAGACCCCCGCCTCGGTGCTGGTGCTGATCGAGCTGATCGCCGACCTGCTGCCGGCCGGCGTGGTCAACGTGGTCAACGGCTACGGCGAGGAGGCCGGCCGGCCGCTGGCCTCCAGCGACCGGGTCCGCAAGATCGCCTTCACCGGGGAGACCGCCACCGGGCGGCTGATCCTGCAGTACGCGAGCGACAACCTGATCCCGGTCACCCTGGAACTCGGCGGCAAGAGCCCCAACCTGTTCTTCGCCGACGTGGCGGACCAGAAGGACGAGTTCTACGACAAGGCGCTCGAGGGCTTCGCGATGTTCGCCCTCAACCAGGGCGAGGTCTGCACCTGCCCCAGCCGGGCGCTGATCCAGGCCTCGGTCTACGACCGCCTGCTGGCCGACGGCCTGGACCGGGTGCGGGCGATCAAGCAGGGCAACCCGCTGGACACCGAGACCATGGTCGGCGCGCAGGTCAGCACCGAGCAGCTGACGAAGATCCTCTCCTACATCGAGATCGGCCAGGCCGAGGGCGCCAAGCTGCTGACCGGCGGTGAGCGGGTGGACCTGGGCGGCGAGCTGTCCGGCGGGTACTACGTGGCGCCCACGGTCTTCGAGGGCGAGAACCGGATGCGGATCTTCCAGGAGGAGATCTTCGGCCCGGTGCTCGCGGTGACCCCGTTCGAGGACTTCGCCCAGGGCGTCGCGCTGGCCAACGACACGGTCTACGGCCTGGGCGCGGGTGTCTGGAGCCGGGACGGCAGCACCGCCTACCGGGCGGGCCGGGCGATCGAGGCGGGGCGGGTCTGGACCAACTCGTACCACCTCTACCCCGCGCACGCGGCCTTCGGCGGCTTCAAGAACTCCGGCATCGGGCGGGAGAACCACAAGATGATGCTGGAGCACTACCAGCAGACCAAGAACCTGCTGGTCAGCTACTCACCGCAGGCGCTGGGCTTCTTCTAG
- a CDS encoding aldose epimerase family protein, with protein MTTQQPHPVQVTHAPLEHGGAGAAIERWTMSGGPIEVSVLSLGATLHTVRVPDRTGAVAQVLLSSDELSAILGPARHYGATVGRYANRIADSRITLDGEEHRLAPTGHGVTLHGGSDGFADRMWSAEQVVDGERAGVRLHLHSPDGDQGFPGALDVWVSYLLDPRGELAIEYRAVTTHPTVLNLTNHAYFNLAGEGRGDILGHLLTVDADEYTPTDERQIPYGPYEPVAGTPFDFTSATPIGKQIHEEHPQLVGPGGYDHNWVLRPRAQDGPPVRAALLEDPVSGRTLEVLTTEPGVQVYTANSFAGAVTGAAGVPYGPYAGVALETQHHPDSPHHPGYPSTELRPDQEFRSTTVLRFSW; from the coding sequence ATGACGACCCAGCAGCCGCACCCCGTGCAGGTCACGCACGCCCCGCTGGAGCACGGCGGGGCCGGCGCGGCGATCGAGCGCTGGACCATGAGCGGCGGCCCGATCGAGGTCTCGGTCCTCAGCCTGGGCGCGACCCTGCACACAGTCCGGGTGCCCGACCGCACCGGCGCCGTCGCCCAGGTGCTGCTCAGCAGCGACGAGCTGTCCGCGATCCTCGGCCCGGCCCGGCACTACGGCGCCACCGTGGGCCGGTACGCCAACCGGATCGCGGACAGCCGGATCACCCTTGACGGGGAGGAGCACCGGCTGGCCCCGACCGGACACGGGGTCACCCTGCACGGCGGTTCGGACGGCTTCGCCGACCGGATGTGGTCGGCGGAGCAGGTGGTGGACGGCGAGCGGGCGGGCGTTCGGCTGCACCTGCACAGCCCGGACGGCGACCAGGGCTTCCCGGGCGCGCTGGACGTCTGGGTCAGCTACCTGCTCGACCCGCGCGGTGAACTGGCCATCGAGTACCGCGCCGTGACCACCCACCCGACCGTGCTCAACCTGACCAACCACGCCTACTTCAACCTGGCCGGCGAGGGCCGCGGCGACATCCTGGGCCACCTGCTCACGGTGGACGCCGACGAGTACACCCCGACCGACGAGCGGCAGATCCCGTACGGCCCGTACGAGCCGGTGGCCGGTACGCCGTTCGACTTCACCAGCGCCACCCCGATCGGCAAGCAGATCCACGAGGAGCACCCGCAGCTGGTCGGTCCGGGCGGCTACGACCACAACTGGGTGCTGCGTCCGCGCGCGCAGGACGGGCCGCCGGTGCGGGCCGCGCTGCTGGAGGACCCGGTCTCCGGGCGCACCCTGGAGGTGCTCACCACCGAGCCGGGCGTGCAGGTGTACACCGCCAACTCCTTCGCCGGCGCGGTCACCGGCGCGGCGGGCGTGCCCTACGGCCCGTACGCGGGTGTCGCGTTGGAGACCCAGCACCACCCGGACTCGCCGCACCACCCGGGCTACCCGAGCACCGAACTCCGCCCCGACCAGGAATTCCGTTCGACCACGGTGCTTCGTTTTTCCTGGTAG
- a CDS encoding DUF742 domain-containing protein, with translation MTGHWSEAGAAQDDPDEDGAETMVRPYTITRGRTAPERDDLTLITVLTTVQPAAEQPGRRLQPEHRLILDRCRRPAAVAELAADLNLPVSVTKILLGDLIAQGLLTARAPLSVARAAGGVDLDLLAAVRDGLRRL, from the coding sequence GTGACCGGCCACTGGAGCGAGGCCGGCGCGGCGCAGGACGATCCGGACGAGGACGGCGCCGAGACCATGGTCCGCCCGTACACCATCACCCGGGGCCGGACCGCGCCCGAGCGCGACGACCTGACACTGATCACGGTGCTGACGACGGTTCAGCCGGCCGCCGAGCAGCCGGGCCGGCGACTGCAGCCCGAGCACCGGCTGATCCTGGACCGCTGCCGCCGGCCCGCGGCCGTCGCCGAGCTGGCGGCCGACCTGAACCTGCCGGTCTCGGTCACCAAGATCCTGCTGGGCGACCTGATCGCCCAGGGCCTGCTCACCGCCCGGGCACCGCTGTCGGTGGCCAGGGCGGCCGGCGGGGTGGACCTCGACCTGCTGGCCGCCGTACGCGATGGACTGCGGAGACTGTGA